The Lactobacillus sp. CBA3605 genome contains a region encoding:
- a CDS encoding ABC transporter permease, with protein MFKALIGVLLYFLGLLGYNGTLRRMGVSPYLAWITAMLTQILILYIFAMTGNLNLGIQFVTYFGISLLVLWFGLSFWHRGRLKFEGIHLFDFWMVGLGLATGQVLLNSPLVHYDNFSHWAVMVKFMTFTGHLPGAADKLISFTSYPPATALFITQFVHWVGFSDGTMLLGQFILIWAAAYAIFAGLRDRSRALTGFILCFTLAISFVFNVAIRLNNLLVDYVLPIITIAAIVGIFAYRKRPQLLCAHTALFVAVLLLVKNSATFFVVMIGVYFLYILITNSQGHWYRRLIETPIRLIGTLLIATLPFMWWEWHIKHTFTVSKHQISTQAYAKQLNGESHQALVKIAHKFLEQILSLNSLSTKGILLINVVLIIAWLVIRLRAHRPNNLLGMAVLLDVVFIAYYGSLFGMYILSMPYAEAILLDGFERYMASIVILNLFIAAIALVRVIDQSLFEQNFQKRNTQAFRSAATKNMYQVSTLVIGFFAITMMYSEITGTKFTNRMNHNTLPLQIQRISKPWYHLNHKKVLIVDPEAVDVNDYYAGYVGRYYYFTDQAIGQENFMMTPQAFKKTIEAYDYVAIPETHRTFTVLTQKVFHQHVVTGLFKITPHGLKRLP; from the coding sequence TTGTTTAAAGCTTTAATCGGTGTACTTTTATACTTTTTAGGATTACTTGGTTACAACGGCACGCTGCGCCGAATGGGCGTGTCACCATACTTAGCTTGGATTACCGCCATGCTCACCCAAATTCTAATACTCTATATATTTGCGATGACCGGTAATTTGAATTTAGGCATTCAATTTGTCACATATTTCGGTATCAGCTTATTGGTCCTTTGGTTCGGCTTGAGTTTTTGGCACCGTGGTCGACTTAAATTCGAAGGGATTCATCTTTTTGACTTTTGGATGGTTGGCTTAGGTCTTGCCACTGGTCAGGTGCTCTTAAACAGTCCGCTGGTTCATTACGATAATTTTTCACATTGGGCTGTCATGGTCAAGTTTATGACCTTTACCGGCCATCTCCCTGGCGCAGCTGATAAACTCATTTCATTTACCTCTTATCCACCGGCCACGGCACTCTTCATTACTCAGTTCGTTCACTGGGTTGGGTTTAGTGATGGTACGATGTTATTAGGCCAATTTATTTTGATTTGGGCCGCCGCCTATGCCATTTTTGCTGGGCTACGCGACCGTTCCCGTGCCTTAACGGGCTTTATCTTATGTTTCACTTTAGCAATTTCCTTCGTCTTTAACGTGGCAATTCGCTTAAATAACTTGTTAGTCGATTATGTCCTGCCTATCATCACCATTGCTGCCATAGTGGGGATTTTTGCTTACCGCAAGCGGCCACAGCTGCTCTGTGCCCACACGGCACTCTTTGTAGCTGTTTTATTACTGGTTAAAAACTCTGCAACCTTCTTTGTCGTCATGATTGGTGTGTATTTCTTATATATCTTGATTACTAACAGCCAAGGACACTGGTATCGACGCCTAATCGAAACGCCCATCCGTTTGATTGGCACCCTGCTGATTGCTACCCTGCCATTTATGTGGTGGGAGTGGCACATTAAACACACATTTACCGTTTCCAAACATCAAATCAGTACGCAAGCCTATGCCAAACAATTAAATGGTGAGAGTCACCAAGCATTAGTCAAAATCGCTCATAAATTTTTAGAACAGATTCTAAGCTTGAATTCATTGTCCACTAAGGGCATTTTATTAATAAATGTGGTCCTAATCATTGCTTGGCTTGTTATTCGGCTACGCGCTCATCGGCCTAATAATTTGCTCGGGATGGCGGTCCTATTGGATGTGGTCTTTATTGCCTATTATGGCAGCCTTTTTGGGATGTATATCTTGTCGATGCCGTACGCCGAAGCTATCTTACTAGACGGTTTCGAGCGCTACATGGCTAGTATCGTTATTTTAAACTTATTCATCGCCGCGATTGCATTAGTTCGAGTGATTGATCAGTCGTTATTTGAACAGAACTTTCAAAAGCGCAATACCCAAGCTTTCCGTAGCGCTGCCACTAAGAATATGTATCAAGTATCCACTTTAGTCATTGGCTTTTTTGCCATTACGATGATGTATTCCGAAATCACCGGGACTAAATTCACGAATAGAATGAACCATAATACGTTACCGCTCCAAATACAACGGATTTCAAAGCCTTGGTATCATTTGAATCATAAAAAAGTCCTCATTGTTGATCCTGAAGCAGTCGATGTTAATGATTATTATGCAGGCTACGTTGGCCGTTATTATTACTTTACCGATCAAGCCATCGGCCAAGAGAATTTTATGATGACACCTCAAGCCTTTAAAAAAACCATTGAAGCTTATGATTACGTCGCGATTCCTGAAACCCATCGGACGTTTACAGTCTTAACACAAAAAGTCTTTCATCAACACGTCGTCACCGGCTTATTTAAAATCACCCCACATGGGCTAAAACGACTACCCTAA
- a CDS encoding glycosyltransferase, whose translation MSNKRRLLYFLAIALSIIYLLWRIFFTIPWHAQIFTLIFALLLVVSEILSNTTGFILIFFRMRATKNQWHLTVPDYDPAQPLPDVDIIIVTHNEEVDLLRKTINAATFIDYPDKSKVHVVVSDDGNRPEVKALAAHYHIGYSGMENNHQAKSGNINHTLEKLTSPLFVVFDTDMIPFSGFLNAIVPLFTENFKQLEADPDHTEPLGFVQTPQSFYNADIFQFNLFSEKVIPNEQDFFSRDINVLNGGNKRALFTGSNAVFLRKAVDEVGDFPTDTITEDFELGTMLNMAGYISLATKVPQSSGITPIDIKGVIKQRTRWARGVMQSCRNLHIFTNPKLSGMNRIILINTYFYWWAFFRRMIYMIAPILYALFKIQVVNANFWILMIIWAPGYFLLHYVMGDTSGMGDTAKIRNERWGEVQETFFAPYLFIPVILETLGIKAKKFKVTSKNVTYSIKDKLYILPYLFLWTLTLIAIIKFNYGKYGSEILVGSVITFWLLMHFINLSMCLFISMGRPVYRKNERFIRQVTGQVQAVKGAWHAITTEDVSEGGVAFTIDDGAADDIAEGDTINLKIKHQNFDVQLSGKVARISHHGDTTIYSTQVQVAADVNRDHFLQLIYDGANTTLPSVQDTWVTPFDELYMNLIVRAKTFERDLSRRFNRF comes from the coding sequence ATGTCAAATAAGCGCCGTTTGCTCTACTTTCTAGCAATTGCGCTATCAATTATCTATTTGCTCTGGCGTATCTTTTTTACAATACCTTGGCACGCCCAAATATTCACATTGATTTTCGCCCTACTACTCGTCGTAAGCGAGATTTTATCAAATACGACTGGTTTTATTTTAATTTTCTTTCGCATGCGCGCTACTAAAAACCAGTGGCATTTAACGGTTCCAGACTATGATCCTGCGCAACCGCTCCCAGATGTCGATATTATTATCGTCACGCATAACGAAGAAGTCGATTTATTGCGAAAAACGATCAATGCAGCCACTTTTATCGATTATCCCGATAAAAGTAAAGTCCATGTGGTGGTTTCCGATGACGGTAATCGTCCTGAAGTTAAAGCCTTAGCGGCCCATTATCACATTGGCTATTCCGGCATGGAAAACAATCATCAAGCAAAATCTGGCAACATCAACCATACTTTGGAAAAGCTAACGTCGCCTTTGTTTGTGGTTTTTGATACCGATATGATTCCATTTTCTGGCTTTCTGAATGCCATCGTGCCGTTATTCACGGAGAATTTCAAGCAACTTGAGGCTGATCCAGACCATACTGAACCTTTAGGCTTTGTGCAAACCCCACAAAGTTTTTATAATGCGGATATTTTCCAGTTTAATTTATTCTCAGAAAAAGTCATTCCTAATGAACAAGACTTCTTTTCACGTGACATCAACGTGTTAAATGGCGGTAACAAACGGGCCCTCTTTACAGGGTCAAATGCTGTCTTTTTGCGTAAAGCCGTTGATGAAGTTGGCGATTTTCCGACCGATACCATCACGGAAGATTTCGAATTAGGGACAATGTTGAATATGGCTGGCTATATCAGTTTAGCCACTAAGGTGCCGCAATCTAGCGGTATTACACCAATCGACATTAAAGGGGTTATTAAACAGCGTACCCGGTGGGCTCGAGGCGTCATGCAAAGTTGTCGTAACTTGCATATCTTTACTAATCCCAAATTATCCGGCATGAACCGTATTATCCTCATCAATACTTATTTTTATTGGTGGGCCTTCTTTCGCCGCATGATTTATATGATTGCGCCAATCCTTTACGCCCTATTTAAAATTCAAGTCGTCAATGCTAATTTTTGGATTTTAATGATTATTTGGGCGCCGGGTTACTTTTTATTGCACTATGTCATGGGTGATACTTCAGGTATGGGCGATACTGCCAAAATTCGTAACGAACGTTGGGGCGAGGTCCAAGAAACCTTTTTTGCCCCCTACCTTTTTATCCCGGTCATTCTTGAAACACTTGGCATCAAGGCCAAAAAGTTTAAGGTGACTTCAAAAAATGTCACCTATTCCATTAAAGATAAACTTTACATTTTGCCTTACTTATTCTTATGGACACTAACGTTGATTGCCATTATTAAGTTTAATTATGGTAAATACGGCTCTGAAATTCTAGTTGGGAGTGTCATCACTTTCTGGTTACTCATGCATTTTATTAATTTAAGCATGTGCCTCTTCATCTCAATGGGGCGGCCGGTCTATCGTAAAAATGAACGTTTCATCCGCCAAGTAACTGGCCAAGTTCAAGCAGTTAAAGGCGCTTGGCATGCCATCACAACTGAGGATGTCTCCGAGGGGGGCGTTGCTTTTACTATTGATGACGGCGCCGCTGATGACATTGCCGAGGGCGACACCATTAACTTAAAAATCAAACATCAAAATTTTGACGTTCAACTGAGTGGTAAAGTTGCTCGAATTAGTCACCATGGGGATACCACCATCTATAGTACGCAGGTCCAGGTTGCGGCTGATGTCAACCGTGATCACTTCCTACAACTCATTTACGATGGGGCCAATACAACCTTACCTAGCGTTCAAGACACTTGGGTAACCCCGTTTGATGAGCTTTACATGAACTTAATCGTTCGAGCTAAGACATTCGAACGTGATCTCAGTCGCCGTTTCAATCGTTTCTAG
- a CDS encoding bifunctional glycosyltransferase family 2/GtrA family protein, giving the protein MLKIGILIPALNPDNKLIQLVQTLLSNTELAPITTAITIVDDGSDSAHQAIFSQLLALTSTKLTILHHTENRGKGAALKTGFTQLQQVYPDLDGIATMDSDGQHTTAALVSCLNKFKNNPDSLVIGVRHFTNDIPFRSQFGNLLTSGLVRLLTHQNISDTQTGLRLIPIKYTQALVNFPGDRFEFEFDMLLQAKKYGVIVIEAPIPTIYLDGNASSHFRVVRDSLAIYSRFLKFSISGLASFVVDISLFALIMWLLANRSLHAIMIATVTARLLSAVVNYLINHHLVFDNAGEQTVLKYAALLTVQAIASGYLTTGLTHLLTLLSTGNLMPVLAKIIGDFGLFLISYHIQKTYIFKSTNEATHHVK; this is encoded by the coding sequence ATGTTAAAAATAGGAATTCTTATTCCAGCACTCAATCCGGATAACAAATTAATCCAATTGGTTCAGACACTACTCAGCAATACCGAGCTAGCACCAATCACGACTGCAATTACGATTGTTGATGATGGCAGTGATTCGGCCCACCAAGCGATTTTTTCACAATTATTAGCTTTAACTTCGACCAAGCTCACCATCTTACATCACACTGAGAATCGTGGTAAGGGGGCGGCATTAAAAACTGGCTTTACACAGCTCCAACAAGTCTATCCTGACTTGGATGGCATCGCAACGATGGACTCTGATGGTCAACATACTACCGCAGCATTAGTTAGTTGTCTTAATAAATTCAAAAATAATCCAGACAGCTTAGTCATTGGCGTCCGGCATTTTACCAACGACATTCCATTTCGTAGTCAGTTCGGCAATCTCTTGACGAGTGGGTTAGTTCGGCTACTCACCCATCAAAATATTTCGGATACTCAGACAGGCTTACGACTTATTCCAATTAAATACACGCAAGCGCTCGTCAACTTTCCTGGCGATCGTTTTGAGTTTGAGTTCGACATGTTATTACAAGCTAAAAAATATGGTGTTATCGTCATCGAGGCACCGATTCCCACGATTTATTTAGACGGCAATGCCTCATCGCATTTTAGAGTGGTCCGTGATTCATTGGCAATTTATTCTCGGTTTCTAAAATTTTCAATCAGTGGCCTAGCTTCTTTTGTTGTCGACATTAGCTTGTTTGCATTAATCATGTGGTTGTTAGCGAATCGATCACTGCATGCTATCATGATTGCAACCGTAACAGCCCGGCTACTATCCGCCGTAGTCAACTACCTCATTAATCATCATCTGGTTTTTGACAATGCTGGCGAACAGACCGTCCTTAAATATGCTGCTTTACTAACCGTTCAAGCCATCGCATCAGGCTACTTAACCACCGGTTTAACACACTTGCTAACCCTACTCTCAACCGGCAATCTAATGCCAGTTCTAGCTAAGATAATCGGTGATTTTGGCCTATTTTTAATTAGTTATCATATTCAAAAGACTTACATTTTTAAATCGACTAACGAGGCGACCCATCATGTCAAATAA
- a CDS encoding Xaa-Pro dipeptidyl-peptidase — protein sequence MKNNQFAIAPTDSEAAIAELKKIHFITPEMTTLKTVPAVYQALLAKSFPEVHSTAGLKHKFANLMATSQHSLTEWLATATVVNNQVFYNVGLQLLGFLPGHDFDLADPLLAMRDIHLPMVWDSAFDRESLYYAWYLLLNTRGNQGQTLIEILTTKGFFVPAYQLPNDQKPLFFNGKAQAVFDTNQLIREVVYVEAPLDTDHDQQRDLLKVEILRPAETTTGLKVPVLYTASPYNQGINNQAGDAQMHNVDVPLTAKEPDETTYADIEAHPIDRPLPAPRVTDKTATQAEETFGREQSYTLNDYFLARGFAVVYAAGIGSVDSDGLTLTGSVDETTATVAIIEWLTGQRAAFTTRDGDVAIKAWWTNGAVAMTGRSYLGTLATAAATTGVAGLKTIISEAAISSWYDYYRDNGLVVAPDTFQGEDTDVLAAEVFSRSLKAGDAHRIQPKFNQTLAELTAGQDRATGNYNQFWDERNYRKHINQIKADIIMVQGLNDWNVKPRNVAKLWDQLQAVPVTKKLILHQGQHIYINNLQSLDFTDMMNLWLSHKLYGLDNHAETLLPNVLVQDNTATETWQAYDNWWQDTDQALDFKVQYKELVPADHPVDQRAAHFTDKLPDKLFDYYRQHLTAWQNDLISEDKTNPLYDHRLMFKSWQAPGDQLLVGQPHISGSVAVNQNFGMLSFMLLDFGLAQRLTVSPQLIASKALDLGYHWREDDLKDFKLAAKTPYKMITKGHLNLQNRQHPWHAEAIQPNEFYDFSLDLQPIFHHLLAKHQLGLVIYATDMKMTVRGNQDLQYSLNLNDIQLRIPLKTIAKD from the coding sequence ATGAAAAACAACCAATTTGCGATTGCACCGACGGATTCGGAAGCGGCCATCGCAGAACTTAAAAAAATTCATTTTATTACCCCGGAAATGACCACTTTAAAAACCGTCCCTGCCGTTTATCAGGCGCTCTTAGCAAAAAGTTTTCCCGAAGTTCATTCAACTGCGGGACTCAAACATAAATTTGCTAATTTAATGGCAACCAGCCAACACTCACTAACTGAATGGCTCGCCACCGCCACCGTCGTTAACAACCAAGTCTTTTATAACGTCGGGCTTCAATTATTGGGTTTTTTACCCGGACATGACTTTGATCTCGCCGACCCCCTGCTAGCAATGCGCGATATTCATTTACCCATGGTCTGGGATAGTGCCTTCGACCGTGAGTCACTTTACTATGCCTGGTATTTACTTTTAAATACCCGTGGTAATCAAGGTCAAACTTTAATTGAAATCTTAACGACTAAGGGCTTTTTTGTGCCGGCTTATCAATTACCAAATGACCAAAAACCCCTGTTCTTTAATGGAAAAGCCCAAGCCGTCTTTGATACTAATCAGCTCATCCGTGAAGTGGTCTATGTGGAAGCCCCGTTAGACACGGATCACGATCAACAACGTGACCTCTTAAAAGTTGAAATCTTGCGTCCCGCTGAAACAACAACTGGACTTAAAGTTCCCGTCCTATATACCGCTAGTCCTTACAACCAAGGCATTAATAACCAGGCTGGCGATGCCCAGATGCACAACGTGGACGTTCCGTTAACCGCTAAAGAACCCGACGAAACCACCTATGCCGATATTGAGGCTCATCCCATTGACAGGCCCTTACCAGCACCACGAGTAACCGATAAAACAGCTACTCAGGCTGAAGAAACCTTTGGTCGTGAACAGTCCTATACCTTGAATGATTACTTTTTAGCCCGGGGCTTTGCCGTTGTTTACGCCGCTGGAATCGGCTCGGTAGATTCCGATGGTCTAACTTTGACCGGTTCAGTTGACGAAACGACCGCTACCGTGGCCATCATTGAGTGGTTAACCGGTCAACGGGCCGCCTTCACCACTCGCGATGGCGATGTAGCCATCAAAGCTTGGTGGACCAATGGTGCTGTTGCGATGACCGGCCGTTCGTATCTTGGGACCTTAGCCACCGCTGCTGCAACCACTGGTGTCGCTGGGCTTAAAACAATCATTTCAGAAGCAGCAATTTCAAGTTGGTACGATTATTATCGGGACAACGGCCTAGTCGTCGCTCCCGATACTTTCCAAGGTGAGGACACCGATGTCTTGGCTGCGGAAGTCTTTTCACGGAGTTTAAAAGCTGGCGATGCCCATCGCATCCAACCCAAATTCAACCAAACACTCGCTGAATTAACCGCTGGTCAAGATCGAGCTACAGGAAATTACAATCAATTCTGGGATGAACGTAACTATCGCAAACATATTAACCAGATTAAGGCTGACATTATCATGGTGCAAGGCTTAAATGACTGGAACGTCAAGCCGCGTAACGTCGCTAAGCTTTGGGATCAGTTACAAGCGGTCCCAGTCACTAAAAAGCTGATTTTGCATCAAGGCCAACACATCTACATTAATAATTTACAATCACTTGATTTTACCGACATGATGAATTTATGGCTAAGTCATAAGTTATATGGCCTCGATAATCACGCTGAAACGTTACTTCCGAACGTGTTAGTTCAAGATAATACTGCAACTGAAACGTGGCAGGCTTATGATAATTGGTGGCAAGATACAGACCAAGCCTTAGACTTCAAGGTTCAATATAAGGAGTTAGTGCCTGCCGATCATCCGGTTGATCAACGCGCCGCTCATTTTACCGATAAACTTCCCGATAAATTATTCGATTATTATCGCCAACACCTAACTGCCTGGCAAAATGATCTAATTAGCGAAGACAAAACTAATCCATTATACGATCACCGACTTATGTTCAAATCTTGGCAAGCCCCTGGTGACCAATTATTGGTGGGACAACCACATATTAGTGGTTCCGTGGCCGTTAACCAAAACTTCGGGATGTTAAGCTTTATGTTGCTCGACTTTGGCTTGGCACAACGCCTAACTGTTAGTCCGCAACTAATCGCTTCGAAAGCCTTGGACCTTGGTTATCATTGGCGTGAAGATGATTTAAAAGACTTCAAACTGGCTGCTAAGACCCCTTACAAGATGATTACTAAGGGCCACCTGAACCTACAAAATCGCCAGCACCCTTGGCATGCTGAAGCCATTCAGCCTAATGAATTTTACGATTTCAGTTTAGACTTACAACCGATTTTCCATCACTTGCTCGCCAAACATCAACTCGGCCTAGTGATTTATGCCACTGACATGAAAATGACGGTGCGAGGCAATCAAGACTTACAATACTCGTTGAATTTGAATGATATTCAATTGCGTATTCCTTTAAAAACAATTGCTAAAGATTAA
- a CDS encoding OsmC family protein: MAEFPILYTTQAVNEDGITGQAYVPSGLAVPVSSPLSANEGSNPEQLVGLALSTCLNATLEAIEAEHHYPHQSKVVTTVQLSRDRFGYQFWVDAQVTIPSVDATTAVHWLALAESRCPVAKLLGTSATVKIHL, from the coding sequence ATGGCAGAATTTCCGATTTTATATACGACTCAGGCGGTTAATGAAGATGGCATCACGGGACAGGCTTATGTACCGTCAGGGCTAGCGGTGCCGGTTAGTAGCCCTTTAAGTGCCAACGAAGGGTCGAATCCAGAACAACTGGTTGGGTTGGCGTTGAGTACGTGTCTGAATGCAACTTTGGAAGCGATTGAAGCTGAACATCACTATCCGCATCAAAGTAAAGTGGTCACAACGGTCCAGTTATCACGCGATCGTTTCGGGTATCAGTTTTGGGTGGATGCCCAAGTGACGATTCCGTCAGTTGATGCGACGACCGCGGTCCACTGGCTGGCCCTAGCTGAAAGTCGATGTCCAGTTGCCAAGTTATTAGGCACTAGCGCGACCGTGAAGATTCATTTGTAA
- a CDS encoding transposase gives MLPSKMTRAALATHRERVFTLVNKAPWLIPVTLTIELLPFAISAHGFWKTRQLSKQLKIEREKTKQLALQQVETATTLAKKGRRH, from the coding sequence ATGCTACCATCAAAAATGACTCGTGCGGCTCTAGCAACGCACCGTGAACGCGTTTTCACTTTAGTTAACAAAGCACCTTGGCTCATTCCAGTCACATTGACAATTGAGCTATTACCTTTTGCAATTAGTGCCCACGGCTTCTGGAAAACACGCCAACTTAGTAAACAGTTAAAAATTGAACGTGAGAAGACCAAGCAGTTAGCGCTACAACAAGTCGAAACAGCGACAACCCTTGCCAAAAAAGGCCGTCGCCATTAA
- a CDS encoding amino acid permease — MGIRQRLFQKEALERYLQKDSQFERTLSAIDLIALGIGAVIGTGIFILPGTVAATKAGPGIILSFVIAAIVCAVAAMCYAEFASVLPIAGSAYSYGNIVYGEMIGWIIGWALVLEYVLAVAAVAVGWAAYFNSFIAGFGLKLPKAITGSFDPAHGTYVNLVAIIIVCVIAWIIDAGLKTSVRLNNIIVAVKLAIIIIFLLVGSFYVKPSNWTPFAPFGTQGIFHGAAVVFFAYLGFDAVSSSAAEVKNAKRNMPIGIIGTLVICTAFYIMVSAVLTGMVSYKLLNVDDAVTFALQLVHQNFVAGIVSIGALAGMFTMMVTMIYSSSRLLYSIGRDGLLPSFLGKIDKHHAPKHAMITVTVVISILAGFIPLGQLANLVNIGTLIAFTFVSFGILLLRRNPKLNQIKGFRVPFYPVLPIVSGCLCLFMMTQLSLETWVASLVWFVFGLIIYFSYGVHHSKMNQKLDA; from the coding sequence ATGGGGATTCGTCAGCGCTTGTTCCAAAAAGAAGCTTTGGAGCGCTATCTACAAAAAGACAGTCAATTCGAGCGGACCTTATCCGCAATTGATCTCATTGCTTTAGGCATTGGGGCCGTTATTGGGACTGGTATTTTCATTTTACCAGGTACCGTGGCCGCAACTAAAGCTGGCCCAGGTATCATTTTATCATTTGTGATTGCGGCAATCGTCTGTGCAGTCGCCGCAATGTGTTACGCCGAATTTGCATCAGTCCTACCCATTGCGGGTTCAGCTTATTCATATGGTAACATCGTTTACGGCGAAATGATTGGTTGGATTATCGGTTGGGCGCTTGTCTTAGAGTATGTCTTAGCGGTTGCGGCGGTGGCCGTTGGCTGGGCGGCTTACTTTAATTCATTCATTGCCGGCTTTGGCCTCAAATTGCCCAAAGCCATCACCGGGTCCTTCGATCCGGCCCATGGCACTTATGTGAACTTGGTTGCGATTATCATCGTCTGTGTGATTGCTTGGATTATTGATGCCGGGCTCAAGACTTCGGTGCGTTTGAATAATATTATTGTCGCCGTTAAATTAGCAATTATTATCATCTTTTTACTGGTTGGTTCCTTCTATGTGAAGCCCAGTAATTGGACGCCATTTGCGCCATTTGGGACGCAAGGGATTTTCCATGGGGCAGCGGTGGTCTTCTTCGCTTACTTAGGTTTTGATGCCGTTTCGTCATCCGCAGCCGAAGTAAAAAATGCCAAGCGCAACATGCCAATCGGGATTATCGGGACGCTTGTAATTTGTACCGCCTTCTATATTATGGTTTCAGCCGTATTAACCGGGATGGTTTCGTATAAATTACTCAACGTGGATGATGCGGTCACTTTCGCCCTACAACTTGTCCATCAAAACTTTGTCGCCGGGATTGTCTCGATTGGGGCATTAGCGGGCATGTTTACCATGATGGTCACGATGATTTATAGTAGTTCGCGATTGCTTTACTCCATTGGTCGTGACGGGCTCTTACCAAGCTTTTTGGGCAAAATCGACAAGCATCATGCGCCCAAACATGCGATGATTACGGTCACCGTCGTCATTTCAATTCTTGCGGGGTTCATTCCGCTTGGTCAATTAGCGAACTTGGTTAATATTGGGACTTTGATCGCCTTTACCTTTGTCTCCTTTGGTATTTTGTTACTACGACGTAATCCAAAGCTTAATCAAATCAAAGGTTTCCGGGTACCTTTTTATCCCGTCTTACCAATTGTTTCCGGATGTTTGTGTCTCTTCATGATGACCCAATTATCCTTGGAAACTTGGGTTGCTTCATTAGTATGGTTTGTCTTTGGTCTCATTATTTACTTCAGCTATGGGGTCCACCATAGTAAAATGAATCAGAAGCTGGATGCTTAA
- a CDS encoding PfkB family carbohydrate kinase, which produces MSSILVAEDLSAVGGISLSAALPVLTAMDYQVAALPTSLLSTHTSGYGRPAVADLSQWLPQTFAHWTQAQLEFKQALIGYVGSVELCYQLVGYLQQQPLALLVVDPVLGDLGELYSGFDQAYVQAMRDLVKSADVILPNVTEASLLTGQTYQAQPALLPMLTALQALLKPGATAVITDVIQDQQIGCAWLVAGKVQFVGQPRLPGHYNGTGDTLAAVITGLLGRGWSLTRSLTLAMQWLHLAVTETLSAQRTDERQGVALGALIRAIGSLA; this is translated from the coding sequence GTGTCGTCAATATTAGTGGCAGAAGATTTATCCGCAGTTGGTGGGATTTCACTAAGTGCGGCGCTTCCAGTTTTGACCGCAATGGACTACCAAGTTGCGGCGTTGCCCACCAGTTTACTATCGACCCATACAAGTGGTTATGGTCGGCCAGCCGTAGCTGATTTAAGTCAGTGGCTGCCCCAGACTTTTGCCCATTGGACGCAAGCCCAGCTTGAATTTAAACAAGCGTTAATTGGTTACGTTGGTTCGGTTGAATTATGCTACCAGTTAGTGGGTTATTTGCAGCAACAACCCTTAGCCTTACTAGTCGTGGACCCGGTCTTAGGCGATTTGGGAGAGTTGTATTCGGGTTTTGACCAAGCTTATGTGCAGGCGATGCGTGACTTAGTTAAGTCAGCGGATGTGATCTTGCCGAATGTTACTGAGGCTAGCTTGTTGACAGGCCAGACCTATCAAGCCCAACCGGCATTATTGCCGATGTTGACTGCGTTGCAGGCCTTGCTAAAGCCTGGTGCTACTGCGGTGATTACTGATGTGATTCAGGATCAACAGATTGGTTGTGCCTGGTTAGTAGCCGGAAAGGTTCAATTTGTTGGGCAACCGCGCTTGCCAGGGCATTACAATGGGACCGGTGATACGTTGGCGGCGGTGATTACTGGCTTGTTAGGGCGTGGTTGGTCGTTGACGCGTAGCTTGACGTTAGCGATGCAATGGTTACATTTGGCGGTTACTGAGACATTATCGGCTCAGCGAACAGATGAACGGCAAGGTGTGGCCTTGGGTGCATTGATCCGTGCGATTGGATCACTAGCTTAA
- a CDS encoding bis(5'-nucleosyl)-tetraphosphatase — MTTEVASGAVVYQLKAGQPVYLLLQSATSDFWGFPKGHVEADETLAATAVREIHEETRLTVAVDTDFKAFTEYQLPNGNLKQMTLFVSEVPAGVNVTRQKIEIKAFGWFDYATARERLTYPNLKELLDQANTYLTKKLQA, encoded by the coding sequence ATGACGACTGAAGTTGCTAGTGGCGCCGTGGTGTATCAACTCAAAGCCGGCCAACCAGTTTATTTATTATTACAAAGTGCAACCAGTGATTTTTGGGGATTTCCCAAGGGTCATGTGGAAGCTGATGAAACTTTAGCAGCAACTGCGGTACGTGAGATTCATGAAGAAACTCGGCTAACTGTAGCAGTGGATACCGACTTTAAAGCGTTCACCGAGTATCAATTACCGAATGGCAACTTAAAACAAATGACTTTATTTGTGAGTGAAGTGCCGGCAGGGGTAAACGTTACCCGACAAAAAATTGAGATTAAGGCTTTCGGTTGGTTTGACTATGCAACCGCCCGTGAACGCTTGACGTATCCTAATCTAAAGGAACTTTTGGATCAGGCTAATACGTATCTCACCAAAAAATTGCAGGCATAA